From a region of the Streptomyces venezuelae genome:
- a CDS encoding acetyl-CoA C-acetyltransferase encodes MPEAVIVSTARSPIGRAFKGSLKDVRPDDLTATVIQAALAKVPGLDPREIDDLMLGCGLPGGEQGNNLARIVAVQMGMDFLPGTTITRYCSSSLQTSRMALHAIKAGEGDVFISAGVEMVSRFAKGNSDSWPDTHNPLFAEAEARTAAVAESTGSGWHDPREDGLVPDAYIAMGQTAENLARIKGVTRQDMDEFGVRSQNLAEEAIKNGFWAREITPVTTPDGTVVSGDDGPRAGVTLEGVQGLKPVFRPDGLVTAANCCPLNDGAAALVIMSDTKARDLGLTPLARIVSTGVTGLSPEIMGLGPVEASKQALKRAGLTVGDIDLFEINEAFAAQVIPSYRDLEIPLEKLNVNGGAIAVGHPFGMTGARITGTLINGLQFHDKQFGLETMCVGGGQGMAMVIERLS; translated from the coding sequence ATGCCCGAAGCCGTCATCGTTTCCACCGCCCGCTCCCCCATCGGGCGCGCCTTCAAGGGGTCCCTCAAGGACGTGCGGCCGGACGACCTGACCGCGACGGTCATCCAGGCCGCGCTGGCCAAGGTCCCCGGGCTGGACCCGCGCGAGATCGACGACCTGATGCTGGGCTGCGGTCTGCCCGGCGGCGAGCAGGGCAACAACCTGGCCCGCATCGTGGCCGTGCAGATGGGCATGGACTTCCTGCCCGGCACCACCATCACCCGCTACTGCTCCTCCTCGCTGCAGACCTCCCGGATGGCCCTGCACGCCATCAAGGCGGGCGAGGGCGATGTCTTCATCTCGGCCGGTGTCGAGATGGTGTCGCGGTTCGCCAAGGGCAACTCGGACTCCTGGCCCGACACCCACAACCCGCTGTTCGCCGAGGCCGAGGCCCGCACGGCGGCCGTCGCCGAGTCGACCGGCTCCGGCTGGCACGACCCGCGCGAGGACGGCCTGGTGCCGGACGCGTACATCGCGATGGGCCAGACCGCCGAGAACCTGGCCCGCATCAAGGGCGTGACCCGTCAGGACATGGACGAGTTCGGCGTCCGCTCGCAGAACCTCGCGGAAGAGGCCATCAAGAACGGCTTCTGGGCCCGCGAGATCACCCCGGTCACCACCCCGGACGGAACGGTCGTCTCCGGGGACGACGGCCCGCGCGCCGGCGTGACCCTGGAGGGCGTGCAGGGCCTCAAGCCCGTCTTCCGCCCCGACGGCCTGGTCACGGCCGCCAACTGCTGCCCGCTCAACGACGGCGCCGCGGCGCTGGTCATCATGAGCGACACCAAGGCCCGTGACCTCGGCCTGACCCCGCTGGCCCGGATCGTCTCCACCGGCGTCACCGGCCTCTCCCCCGAGATCATGGGCCTGGGCCCGGTCGAGGCATCGAAGCAGGCCCTGAAGCGGGCCGGCCTCACGGTCGGCGACATCGACCTCTTCGAGATCAACGAGGCCTTCGCGGCCCAGGTCATCCCGTCGTACCGGGACCTGGAGATCCCGCTGGAGAAGCTGAACGTCAACGGCGGGGCCATCGCCGTCGGTCACCCCTTCGGGATGACCGGTGCGCGCATCACCGGCACCCTGATCAACGGCCTGCAGTTCCACGACAAGCAGTTCGGCCTGGAGACCATGTGCGTGGGCGGCGGCCAGGGCATGGCCATGGTCATCGAGCGGCTGAGCTGA
- a CDS encoding DUF4287 domain-containing protein, with amino-acid sequence MSVEFSEQTHRNMIDRIPQTTGREVSDWLRTVDDGPSLVRFEEKVSWLRGAHELSYGQAKAIIHEYDLRRAARRFG; translated from the coding sequence ATGTCCGTAGAGTTCTCCGAACAGACACACCGCAACATGATCGACAGAATCCCCCAGACCACCGGTCGTGAAGTCTCCGACTGGCTCCGCACCGTGGACGACGGTCCGTCGCTCGTCCGGTTCGAGGAGAAGGTCAGCTGGCTGCGCGGCGCGCACGAGCTGTCGTACGGCCAGGCGAAGGCGATCATCCACGAGTACGACCTGCGCAGAGCCGCACGCCGGTTCGGCTGA
- a CDS encoding Bax inhibitor-1/YccA family membrane protein, translating into MRSSNPVFSRRGFSRDNGGYAGFDAQPQQAGTNPYATNPYAADPTTGMPQAPARANVMTMDDVVSRSAMTLGTLIVTATLAWVALPVDPDNLGMSYGIAIGAGLIAFVFAMIQSFKSKPVPGLILAYAAFEGVFLGVISAAVSTYLGPGVVMQAVMGTMCVFAAVLFAYKMRWIRVTRRFYGFVMAATLGFILLMLVNSLFAVFGGGDGLGFRSGGLGLLFGAIGVILGACFLALDFKQVEDGIAYGAPREEAWLAAFALTMTLVWIYVEMLRIFSILSGDD; encoded by the coding sequence ATGAGGAGCAGTAACCCGGTCTTCTCGCGACGGGGGTTCAGCCGCGACAACGGTGGCTACGCGGGCTTTGACGCGCAGCCGCAGCAGGCCGGGACCAACCCGTACGCGACGAACCCGTACGCGGCCGACCCGACCACCGGCATGCCCCAGGCCCCGGCCCGCGCCAACGTGATGACGATGGACGACGTCGTGAGCCGTTCGGCCATGACGCTCGGCACGCTCATCGTGACGGCGACCCTCGCCTGGGTGGCGCTGCCGGTCGACCCGGACAACCTCGGCATGTCCTACGGCATCGCCATCGGCGCAGGCCTCATCGCCTTCGTCTTCGCGATGATCCAGTCCTTCAAGAGCAAGCCCGTCCCGGGCCTGATCCTGGCCTATGCGGCGTTCGAGGGCGTGTTCCTCGGCGTCATCAGCGCGGCCGTCAGCACGTACCTCGGCCCCGGCGTGGTCATGCAGGCCGTGATGGGCACGATGTGCGTCTTCGCCGCCGTGCTGTTCGCGTACAAGATGCGCTGGATCCGGGTCACCCGCCGCTTCTACGGCTTCGTGATGGCGGCGACGCTGGGCTTCATCCTGCTCATGCTCGTGAACTCCCTGTTCGCGGTCTTCGGCGGCGGTGACGGCCTCGGCTTCCGCAGCGGCGGCCTCGGCCTGCTCTTCGGTGCCATCGGTGTCATCCTCGGCGCCTGCTTCCTCGCCCTCGACTTCAAGCAGGTCGAGGACGGCATCGCCTACGGCGCCCCCCGCGAGGAGGCCTGGCTGGCGGCCTTCGCCCTCACCATGACCCTGGTCTGGATCTACGTCGAGATGCTGCGCATCTTCTCGATCCTCTCGGGCGACGACTAG
- a CDS encoding ABC transporter ATP-binding protein — MNYAPHTTQAVAARATGLSKVYGQGETQVVALKNVTVDFAQGQFTAIMGPSGSGKSTLMHCVAGLDTFSEGSVRIGDTELGSLKDKQLTQLRRDKIGFIFQAFNLLPTLTALENITLPMDIAGRKPDKQWLDSVIDMVGLSGRLSHRPTQLSGGQQQRVAVARALASRPEIIFGDEPTGNLDSRSGAEVLGFLRNSVRELGQTVVMVTHDPVAASYADRVIFLADGEIVREMLNPTADSVLDCMKAFDAKGRTS; from the coding sequence ATGAACTACGCCCCGCACACCACCCAGGCCGTGGCCGCCCGCGCCACCGGCCTCTCCAAGGTGTACGGCCAGGGCGAGACCCAGGTGGTCGCCCTCAAGAACGTCACGGTGGACTTCGCCCAGGGGCAGTTCACCGCGATCATGGGCCCCTCGGGCTCCGGCAAGTCCACGCTGATGCACTGCGTCGCCGGACTCGACACCTTCTCCGAGGGCTCCGTCCGCATCGGCGACACCGAGCTGGGCAGCCTCAAGGACAAGCAGCTCACCCAGCTCCGCCGGGACAAGATCGGCTTCATCTTCCAGGCCTTCAACCTGCTGCCGACCCTGACGGCCCTGGAGAACATCACGCTCCCCATGGACATCGCCGGCCGCAAGCCCGACAAGCAGTGGCTCGACTCCGTGATCGACATGGTCGGCCTCTCGGGGCGCCTCTCCCACCGGCCCACCCAGCTCTCCGGCGGCCAGCAGCAGCGCGTGGCCGTGGCCCGCGCCCTGGCCTCCCGCCCCGAGATCATCTTCGGCGACGAGCCGACCGGAAACCTCGACTCCCGCTCCGGCGCCGAGGTCCTCGGCTTCCTGCGCAACTCGGTGCGCGAGCTCGGCCAGACCGTGGTGATGGTCACCCACGACCCGGTCGCCGCCTCCTACGCGGACCGCGTCATCTTCCTCGCCGACGGCGAGATCGTCCGCGAGATGCTCAACCCCACCGCCGACAGCGTGCTGGACTGCATGAAGGCCTTCGACGCCAAGGGCCGCACCAGCTGA
- a CDS encoding ABC transporter permease, whose amino-acid sequence MFRTALRNVLAHKARLLMTVLAVTLGVAFVSGTLVFTDTLKKSLSGQSAKDYAGVAVSVTSYGQLMNENGEKEGEPGLSQATLDKVKALPGVASVSGRVSGFAGVGDENGKLIGAGWANQGANYTPVKDEKNPRYTFVQGAGPAKADEIALDKATAETGKYKVGDKVRVATNGPVKEYSLAGVFTTEDGGVTAGGSLVLFETKVAQELYLKPGYFQEMSVGAKDGTSAEKLLADIKPLVDSKGTTAQTGAALAEKQAKDIERGLGQLGNMLLVFAGISLFVGIFLIYNTFTMLVTQRTKELALLRAVGANRGQVMRSVLTEALVVGVVSAVVGLISGIGLAVGMRSVIGSLGAKLPGGGVVVAPTTIIAALVIGVLVTTVAALLPAWRTGRIAPVAAMGSAHLPASAKSLVVRNVIGSIISVIGIGLVLLGVSNGGNAGRMTIGAGAFFMLIGMIVLLPLLSKPVIGAVRPLLQKVFGIPGKLASQNAVRNPRRTAVTAASLAIGLTLVTTLSVLGITVGKVVDRMTTEKLKADYKVSMAGDMGGYLDESVAETLAKTPGIKAVSPQTAGYFMVGDDFRSVSGVNPAGIGQLLNIETVSGSVDSLAKGEVLVAEKTAKSKKLDTGSTLQVKYEDGKQQTLKVGAVYKDMEGLLSPYVLDDKILSQHSEESAVSEVYVNVEGGGSKAAQQKVVDALGKNPAIKVATQQDMRNEMGGQINLMLNIMYGLLGMALIISVLGVVNTLAMSVFERTQEIGMLRAIGLDRGRVKNMIRLEAVAISLFGAVLGVAIGVFLAWAVGSTLAKAMPNYELILPWDRIGVFLLLAAVVGVLAAMWPARSAARLNMLTAIKTE is encoded by the coding sequence ATGTTCCGTACAGCCCTGCGCAACGTCCTCGCGCACAAGGCCCGGCTGCTGATGACGGTGCTCGCCGTCACCCTCGGCGTCGCCTTCGTCTCCGGCACCCTCGTCTTCACCGACACCCTCAAGAAGTCCCTCTCCGGCCAGTCCGCCAAGGACTACGCGGGGGTGGCCGTCTCCGTCACCTCGTACGGCCAGCTCATGAACGAGAACGGCGAGAAGGAGGGCGAGCCCGGCCTGAGCCAGGCCACCCTCGACAAGGTCAAGGCGCTCCCGGGCGTCGCCTCCGTCTCCGGACGCGTCTCCGGCTTCGCCGGCGTCGGCGACGAGAACGGCAAGCTGATCGGTGCCGGCTGGGCCAACCAGGGCGCCAACTACACCCCCGTCAAGGACGAGAAGAACCCCCGCTACACCTTCGTCCAGGGCGCGGGCCCGGCCAAGGCCGACGAGATCGCGCTCGACAAGGCGACCGCGGAGACGGGCAAGTACAAGGTCGGCGACAAGGTACGCGTCGCCACCAACGGCCCGGTCAAGGAGTACTCCCTCGCCGGTGTCTTCACCACCGAGGACGGCGGCGTCACGGCCGGCGGCAGCCTGGTGCTCTTCGAGACCAAGGTCGCCCAGGAGCTCTACCTCAAGCCCGGCTACTTCCAGGAGATGTCGGTCGGGGCCAAGGACGGCACCTCCGCCGAGAAGCTGCTCGCCGACATCAAGCCGCTGGTCGACAGCAAGGGCACCACGGCGCAGACGGGCGCCGCGCTCGCCGAGAAGCAGGCCAAGGACATCGAGCGGGGCCTCGGCCAGCTGGGCAACATGCTGCTCGTCTTCGCCGGCATCTCGCTCTTCGTCGGCATCTTCCTGATCTACAACACCTTCACCATGCTGGTCACCCAGCGCACCAAGGAGCTGGCCCTGCTGCGCGCCGTCGGCGCCAACCGCGGTCAGGTCATGCGCTCGGTGCTCACCGAGGCCCTGGTCGTCGGCGTCGTGTCCGCCGTCGTCGGCCTGATCAGCGGCATCGGCCTGGCGGTCGGCATGCGCTCCGTGATCGGCTCCCTCGGTGCCAAGCTCCCGGGCGGCGGCGTCGTGGTCGCCCCGACCACGATCATCGCGGCCCTGGTCATCGGCGTCCTGGTCACGACGGTCGCGGCCCTGCTGCCCGCCTGGCGCACCGGCCGGATCGCCCCGGTCGCCGCCATGGGCAGCGCCCACCTGCCGGCCAGCGCGAAGTCGCTGGTCGTGCGCAACGTCATCGGCTCGATCATCAGTGTCATCGGCATCGGCCTGGTCCTGCTCGGGGTCTCCAACGGCGGCAACGCCGGCCGCATGACCATCGGTGCCGGCGCGTTCTTCATGCTCATCGGCATGATCGTGCTGCTGCCGCTGCTCTCCAAGCCGGTCATCGGTGCCGTCCGCCCGCTGCTGCAGAAGGTGTTCGGGATCCCCGGCAAGCTGGCCTCCCAGAACGCCGTCCGCAACCCGCGCCGCACCGCCGTCACCGCCGCCTCGCTGGCGATCGGCCTGACCCTGGTCACCACCCTGTCGGTGCTCGGCATCACCGTCGGCAAGGTCGTCGACCGGATGACCACCGAGAAGCTCAAGGCCGACTACAAGGTCTCCATGGCCGGCGACATGGGGGGCTACCTCGACGAGTCGGTGGCCGAGACCCTGGCCAAGACCCCCGGCATCAAGGCGGTCTCCCCGCAGACGGCCGGCTACTTCATGGTCGGTGACGACTTCCGGTCGGTCTCCGGGGTCAACCCGGCCGGCATCGGCCAGCTGCTGAACATCGAGACCGTCAGCGGCTCGGTGGACTCCCTCGCCAAGGGCGAGGTCCTGGTCGCCGAGAAGACCGCGAAGAGCAAGAAGCTCGACACCGGCTCCACGCTCCAGGTGAAGTACGAGGACGGCAAGCAGCAGACCCTCAAGGTCGGCGCGGTCTACAAGGACATGGAGGGCCTGCTCTCCCCGTACGTCCTCGACGACAAGATCCTCTCCCAGCACAGCGAGGAGAGCGCCGTCAGCGAGGTGTACGTCAACGTCGAGGGCGGGGGGTCCAAGGCCGCTCAGCAGAAGGTCGTCGACGCGCTGGGCAAGAACCCGGCCATCAAGGTCGCCACCCAGCAGGACATGCGCAACGAGATGGGCGGCCAGATCAACCTGATGCTGAACATCATGTACGGCCTGCTCGGCATGGCGCTGATCATCTCGGTGCTCGGTGTGGTCAACACCCTGGCGATGTCCGTCTTCGAGCGGACCCAGGAGATCGGCATGCTGCGGGCGATCGGTCTCGACCGCGGCCGGGTCAAGAACATGATCCGCCTGGAGGCCGTGGCGATCTCGCTCTTCGGAGCCGTCCTGGGCGTCGCCATCGGCGTCTTCCTCGCCTGGGCCGTCGGCAGCACGCTGGCGAAGGCCATGCCGAACTACGAACTGATCCTCCCGTGGGACCGGATCGGCGTCTTCCTCCTGCTGGCCGCCGTGGTCGGTGTCCTGGCCGCCATGTGGCCGGCCCGCAGCGCCGCCCGCCTGAACATGCTGACCGCCATCAAGACCGAGTAG
- a CDS encoding SAM-dependent methyltransferase, translated as MTDAAPRLAVVAETLLGAPLPVRVRAWDGSEAGPPDGPVLVIHDRRALRRMLWRPGELGLARAWVAGELTVEGSLFDLLDRVAGLLWEREPDLPPVGPAASTARTGPGPLAALGNIARRAGLPALSDLPGARWRDAAQRAAARELIALAGPLPPPPPPAEEADRRGGARHSKGRDRRAVSHHYDVGNDFYERVLGPSMVYSCAYWSPGSTLERAQHDKLDLVCRKLALRPGDRLLDVGCGWGSMALHAAREYGVRVTGVTLSREQAVYARKRVADEGLTERVDIRIQDYRDVKDGPYEAISSIGMAEHVGADRYRDYARTLHALLRPGGRLLNHQIARPPEPDEEAYRIDEFIDAYVFPDGELSPLGTTVGELERAGFEVRDVETLREHYGLTLRAWVARLEEHWAEAVGLTSPGRARVWQLYMAACALGFERNRLRVNQVLAVRPTAAGDARLPLRLRTWDAETV; from the coding sequence ATGACCGACGCCGCGCCGCGGCTCGCCGTTGTTGCCGAGACCCTGCTGGGTGCCCCGCTGCCGGTACGCGTGCGGGCCTGGGACGGCAGCGAGGCAGGCCCGCCCGACGGCCCCGTGCTCGTCATCCACGACCGCCGCGCCCTGCGGCGGATGCTCTGGAGGCCCGGCGAACTGGGGCTGGCGCGCGCCTGGGTGGCGGGCGAGCTCACGGTCGAAGGCAGCCTGTTCGACCTGCTGGACCGGGTGGCGGGCCTGCTGTGGGAACGCGAGCCGGACCTGCCTCCCGTCGGCCCCGCCGCCTCCACCGCCCGGACCGGGCCCGGGCCGCTCGCCGCCCTCGGGAACATCGCGCGCCGCGCCGGGCTGCCCGCGCTCTCCGACCTGCCGGGGGCCAGGTGGCGCGACGCCGCCCAGCGGGCCGCCGCACGGGAGCTGATCGCCCTCGCCGGACCGCTGCCCCCGCCCCCGCCCCCCGCCGAGGAGGCGGACCGGCGCGGCGGAGCCCGCCACAGCAAGGGCCGGGACCGCCGGGCCGTCAGCCACCACTACGACGTCGGCAACGACTTCTACGAACGGGTCCTCGGCCCCTCCATGGTGTACTCCTGCGCCTACTGGAGCCCCGGCTCCACCCTGGAGCGGGCCCAGCACGACAAGCTCGACCTGGTCTGCCGCAAGCTCGCCCTGCGGCCCGGGGACCGGCTGCTCGACGTGGGCTGCGGCTGGGGCTCCATGGCGCTGCACGCCGCCCGCGAGTACGGCGTCCGGGTCACCGGGGTCACGCTCTCCCGCGAGCAGGCCGTGTACGCCCGTAAACGGGTCGCCGACGAGGGACTGACCGAGCGGGTGGACATCCGGATCCAGGACTACCGGGACGTCAAGGACGGGCCGTACGAGGCCATTTCCTCCATCGGGATGGCCGAGCACGTCGGGGCCGACCGCTACCGGGACTACGCCCGCACCCTCCACGCCCTGCTGCGCCCCGGAGGGCGGCTGCTGAACCACCAGATCGCCCGTCCGCCGGAGCCGGACGAGGAGGCGTACCGGATCGACGAGTTCATCGACGCCTACGTCTTCCCCGACGGGGAGCTCTCCCCGCTCGGCACCACCGTCGGCGAACTGGAGCGGGCCGGCTTCGAGGTCCGCGACGTGGAGACCCTGCGCGAGCACTACGGGCTGACCCTGCGGGCCTGGGTGGCCCGGCTGGAGGAGCACTGGGCGGAGGCGGTCGGGCTGACCTCCCCCGGCCGGGCCCGGGTGTGGCAGCTCTACATGGCGGCCTGCGCGCTCGGCTTCGAGCGGAACCGGCTCAGGGTCAACCAGGTGCTCGCGGTGCGGCCCACGGCGGCCGGGGACGCCCGGCTGCCCCTGCGGCTGCGCACCTGGGATGCAGAAACGGTCTAG
- a CDS encoding NAD(P)/FAD-dependent oxidoreductase, which translates to MSTTERPRILVVGGGYVGLYAAKRIMKKMRYGEATVTVVDPRSYMTYQPFLPEVAAGSISPRHVVVPLRRVLPKAEVLTGRVTSIDQDRKVAVVTPLVGEAYELPFDYLVIALGAVSRTFPIPGLAEQGIGMKGVEEGIGLRNHVLEQLDKAESTTDENVRRRALTFVFVGGGFAGAETIGEVEDMARDAAKYYSTIKREDMRFILVDAADKILPEVGPKLGTWGKEHLESRGIEIYLSTSMDSCVDGHVVLKNGLEVDSNTIVWTAGVKPNPALARYGLPLGPRGHVDAQPTLQVTGTDYIWAAGDNAQVPDVASRKAGVENAWCPPNAQHALRQAKVLGDNVISGMRGFPQAEYSHSNKGAVAGLGLHKGVAMIVMGKTKIKLKGRLAWYMHRGYHGMAMPTWNRKIRVFADWTLAMFLKREVVSLGALETPREEFYEAAKPAPAPAAAAAPAAKAKA; encoded by the coding sequence ATGAGCACCACGGAGCGTCCCAGGATCCTCGTTGTAGGAGGTGGGTACGTAGGCCTGTACGCAGCCAAGCGCATCATGAAGAAGATGCGCTACGGCGAGGCGACCGTCACGGTCGTCGACCCGCGCTCGTACATGACCTACCAGCCCTTCCTCCCTGAAGTGGCCGCAGGCAGCATCTCGCCTCGGCACGTCGTCGTCCCGCTGCGACGCGTGCTGCCCAAGGCGGAGGTTCTCACCGGCCGGGTCACCAGCATCGACCAGGACCGCAAGGTCGCCGTCGTCACGCCGCTCGTCGGCGAGGCGTACGAGCTGCCCTTCGACTACCTGGTGATCGCGCTCGGCGCCGTCTCCCGCACCTTCCCGATCCCCGGCCTCGCCGAACAGGGCATCGGCATGAAGGGCGTCGAAGAGGGCATCGGCCTGCGCAACCACGTCCTCGAACAGCTCGACAAGGCCGAGTCCACGACGGACGAGAACGTCCGCCGCAGGGCCCTCACCTTCGTCTTCGTCGGCGGCGGCTTCGCCGGTGCGGAGACCATCGGTGAGGTCGAGGACATGGCCCGCGACGCCGCGAAGTACTACTCCACGATCAAGCGCGAGGACATGCGCTTCATCCTGGTCGACGCGGCCGACAAGATCCTCCCCGAGGTCGGGCCCAAGCTCGGCACCTGGGGCAAGGAGCACCTCGAGTCCCGCGGCATCGAGATCTACCTCAGCACCTCCATGGACTCCTGCGTGGACGGCCACGTGGTGCTGAAGAACGGCCTCGAAGTCGACTCCAACACCATCGTGTGGACCGCCGGCGTCAAGCCGAACCCGGCGCTGGCCCGCTACGGCCTGCCGCTGGGCCCCCGCGGCCACGTGGACGCCCAGCCGACCCTCCAGGTCACGGGCACGGACTACATCTGGGCCGCCGGCGACAACGCCCAGGTTCCGGACGTCGCCTCCCGCAAGGCCGGCGTCGAGAACGCCTGGTGCCCGCCGAACGCCCAGCACGCGCTGCGCCAGGCCAAGGTCCTCGGCGACAACGTCATCTCGGGCATGCGCGGCTTCCCGCAGGCCGAGTACTCGCACTCCAACAAGGGTGCGGTGGCGGGCCTCGGCCTCCACAAGGGCGTCGCGATGATCGTCATGGGCAAGACGAAGATCAAGCTCAAGGGCCGGCTGGCCTGGTACATGCACCGTGGCTACCACGGCATGGCCATGCCGACCTGGAACCGCAAGATCCGCGTCTTCGCCGACTGGACCCTCGCGATGTTCCTCAAGCGCGAGGTCGTCTCCCTGGGTGCCCTGGAGACCCCCCGCGAGGAGTTCTACGAGGCCGCCAAGCCGGCGCCGGCCCCGGCCGCCGCCGCTGCCCCGGCCGCGAAGGCCAAGGCCTGA
- a CDS encoding Ppx/GppA phosphatase family protein codes for MTRVAAVDCGTNSIRLLVADCDPATGELTELDRRMTIVRLGQGVDKTGRLAPEALERTFAACREYAGVIKEFGAERVRFVATSASRDAENRADFVRGVLDILGVEPEVISGDQEAEFSFTGATRELTAHEHLERPFLVVDIGGGSTEFVVGEEHVRAARSVDIGCVRMTERHLVVDGVVTDPPTAEQVDAIRADIEAALDLAAESVPLAEARTLVGLAGSVTTVAGIALGLAAYESSAIHHSRISYEQVRAISERMLTATHAERAAIPVMHPGRVDVIGAGALVLLAIMERIGASEVVVSEHDILDGIAWSIA; via the coding sequence GTGACCCGGGTCGCCGCCGTCGACTGCGGTACGAACTCCATCCGGCTGCTCGTGGCGGACTGCGACCCGGCCACCGGCGAGCTGACCGAGCTGGACCGCCGGATGACGATCGTCCGGCTCGGCCAGGGCGTGGACAAGACCGGGCGCCTGGCCCCGGAGGCGCTGGAGCGCACCTTCGCCGCCTGCCGCGAGTACGCGGGAGTGATCAAGGAGTTCGGTGCGGAGCGGGTGCGTTTCGTGGCGACCTCCGCCTCCCGGGACGCCGAGAACCGGGCGGACTTCGTCCGGGGCGTCCTGGACATCCTGGGGGTCGAGCCCGAGGTGATCTCCGGTGACCAGGAGGCGGAGTTCTCCTTCACCGGCGCGACCAGGGAGCTGACGGCGCACGAGCACCTTGAGCGGCCGTTCCTGGTGGTGGACATCGGTGGCGGCTCGACCGAGTTCGTGGTCGGCGAGGAGCACGTGCGGGCCGCGCGGTCCGTGGACATCGGCTGCGTCCGGATGACCGAGCGGCACCTGGTGGTGGACGGGGTCGTCACCGACCCGCCGACCGCGGAGCAGGTCGACGCGATCCGCGCCGACATCGAGGCGGCGCTGGACCTGGCCGCCGAGAGCGTGCCGCTGGCCGAGGCGCGCACGCTGGTGGGCCTGGCGGGCTCGGTGACCACGGTCGCCGGGATCGCGCTGGGGCTGGCGGCGTACGAGTCGTCCGCGATCCACCACTCCCGGATCTCCTACGAGCAGGTGCGCGCGATCAGCGAGCGGATGCTGACGGCGACGCACGCCGAGCGCGCGGCGATCCCCGTGATGCATCCGGGCCGGGTGGACGTGATCGGGGCGGGCGCGCTGGTCCTGCTGGCGATCATGGAGCGTATCGGCGCTTCCGAGGTTGTCGTGTCGGAGCACGACATCCTCGATGGAATCGCTTGGTCCATCGCCTGA
- a CDS encoding DUF501 domain-containing protein, with the protein MQTPPPQTDRTEPTDADIDAFQQQLGRPPRGLRAIAHRCPCGQPDVVETAPRLPDGTPFPTLYYLTCPRAASAIGTLEANGVMKEMQARLAEDKELAAAYQAAHEDYIERRDAIEVLQGFPSAGGMPDRVKCLHVLVGHSLAAGPGVNPFGDEALAMLPEWWAKGACVTPCGEKKEEESR; encoded by the coding sequence ATGCAGACGCCCCCGCCCCAGACCGACCGGACCGAGCCGACCGACGCGGACATCGACGCGTTCCAGCAGCAGCTCGGCCGCCCGCCGCGCGGGCTGCGCGCCATCGCCCACCGCTGCCCCTGCGGGCAGCCGGACGTGGTGGAGACCGCCCCGCGGCTCCCCGACGGCACGCCCTTCCCGACGCTGTACTACCTGACGTGCCCGCGCGCGGCCTCCGCGATCGGCACGCTGGAGGCCAACGGCGTGATGAAGGAGATGCAGGCCCGGCTCGCCGAGGACAAGGAACTGGCCGCCGCCTACCAGGCCGCCCACGAGGACTACATCGAGCGGCGCGACGCCATCGAGGTGCTCCAGGGCTTCCCGAGCGCCGGCGGCATGCCGGACCGGGTGAAGTGCCTGCACGTGCTGGTCGGCCACTCGCTGGCCGCCGGGCCCGGGGTGAACCCGTTCGGCGACGAGGCGCTCGCCATGCTGCCGGAGTGGTGGGCCAAGGGCGCCTGCGTGACCCCGTGCGGCGAGAAGAAGGAAGAGGAGTCCCGGTGA
- a CDS encoding FtsB family cell division protein, protein MAGNRDRFSTFSTATRLKQLGERTAAHVYRSQSRRQVRRSRLTGRAALLVLVLCTLVVALAYPMRQYVSQRSEIAKQQRAAAAARDRLERLRDEKARWQDDAYAEQQARKHLHFLRPGEIGYIMSDPGAQPPQPHGTGHAGSDRPWYSNVWDGVDKADRPGE, encoded by the coding sequence ATGGCCGGGAACCGGGATCGGTTCTCCACCTTCTCCACCGCGACCAGGCTCAAGCAGCTCGGCGAGCGGACCGCCGCCCACGTCTACCGGTCGCAGTCGCGGCGCCAGGTCCGCCGCAGCCGGCTCACCGGCCGCGCCGCACTCCTGGTGCTCGTCCTCTGTACGCTGGTCGTCGCCCTCGCGTATCCGATGCGCCAGTACGTCTCCCAGCGCTCGGAGATCGCGAAGCAGCAGCGGGCCGCCGCGGCCGCGCGGGACCGCCTGGAGCGGCTCCGCGACGAGAAGGCCCGCTGGCAGGACGACGCCTACGCGGAGCAGCAGGCGCGCAAGCACCTGCACTTCCTGCGCCCGGGGGAGATCGGCTACATCATGAGCGACCCCGGGGCCCAGCCCCCGCAGCCGCACGGGACCGGCCACGCCGGCTCCGACCGCCCCTGGTACTCCAACGTCTGGGACGGCGTCGACAAGGCCGACCGCCCCGGCGAGTGA